A stretch of Triticum aestivum cultivar Chinese Spring chromosome 1D, IWGSC CS RefSeq v2.1, whole genome shotgun sequence DNA encodes these proteins:
- the LOC123163121 gene encoding uncharacterized protein has protein sequence MCDTVVITVAADNSLIGKSRANPWPGIRKVLQPATPPADGNESVMFTYRFMEEPTVSTDVQGTEAEPCAGGSACTSTDTVDSAVNALWTDEGWTADDCLRTTDREVLLYYGDGLGRAADVCQEAQLMAGNSVIYLNDEGPVERLLQWVAGICGGSGHACAEAQIMANNPYIYQNGLVHWLLR, from the exons ATGTGCGACACCGTCGTGATCACGGTCGCCGCCGACAACTCTCTCATCGGCAAGAGCCGCGCCAACCCATGGCCTGGCATCCGCAAG GTGCTGCAACCAGCCACGCCACCGGCAGATGGGAATGAGAGCGTCATGTTCACGTACAGATTCATGGAGGAGCCCACAGTGTCCACCGACGTGCAGGGAACCGAAGCTGAGCCGTGCGCCGGCGGCAGCGCATGCACCAGCACCGACACGGTAGACAGTGCAGTCAACGCGCTATGGACAGACGAGGGATGGACCGCCGACGACTGCCTGCGCACCACCGATCGAGAAGTCCTGCTGTACTATGGCGACGGCTTGGGCCGTGCCGCCGATGTGTGCCAAGAAGCGCAGCTTATGGCCGGTAACTCTGTTATCTACCTCAACGATGAAGGCCCGGTCGAGCGGCTCCTTCAATGGGTTGCAGGTATATGCGGGGGCAGCGGCCATGCCTGCGCCGAAGCGCAAATCATGGCCAATAACCCTTATATCTACCAGAATGGCCTGGTCCATTGGCTCCTCCGGTAG